DNA from Gramella sp. MAR_2010_147:
AAACTACCGCAGACTGGATCTTTGGATATTTGAGCTATGATCTCAAAAATGATGTGGAAAACCTGAAATCTTCAAATTTTGACGGGCTTCATTTTCCGGATCTTTACTTTTTTCAGCCTCAAAAGTTGATATTCATTAAAAACGACCAAATTGAGTTCCATTATTTAAAAATGGTTGATGATGAGATCGAAGACGATTTTGAAGCTATTCAGGATTTTGAAATAAAAGTGGATCCAGAACATACTCCGGTTAAAGTGAATGCCAGAATTTCAAAAGACGAATATCTTGAAAAAATTGGCTTGATGCTAAATCATATTCATAGGGGAGATATTTATGAAGCCAATTTTTGCCAGGAATATTATGCTGAAAATGTAACGATAGATCCTTTCAATATTTATAGATCTCTTAATGAAATTTCGAGTCCGCCTTTTGCAGCTTTTCTAAAATTGGAGCATGTTAATCTTATTTCAGCTTCACCCGAAAGATATTTAAGAAAACACCGGCAGGAACTTTTATCTCAGCCAATTAAAGGAACGGCCAGAAGGGCTGAGAATATTGAAGAAGATAAACAAATTGCGGCGCAACTTGCACAAGACCCAAAAGAACAATCAGAAAATGTGATGATTGTAGATCTGGTTAGAAATGATCTTTCTAGGATCGCGAAAAAAGGAAGTGTAAAAGTAGATGAATTATGCAAGGTGTACAGCTTTAAACAGGTGCATCAAATGGTCTCGAGTGTTACCGCAGAAATTGCAGATAATATTCCGCCGGTGGAAGCTTTAAGAACCAGTTTTCCTATGGGAAGCATGACCGGTGCTCCTAAAATTTCAGCGATGAAGATCATTGAAGAACTGGAAGAGTCTAAACGCGGATTGTATAGCGGTGCTGTTGGCTATTTTACGCCGGAAGGCGATTTTGACTTTAATGTGGTGATACGGAGTATTCTGTACAATTCAGAAAACAAGTATTTGTCATTTTCAGTAGGCGGTGCGATCACTGCGAAATCTGATCCCGAAAAAGAATACGACGAATGTCTTCTAAAGGCAAAAGCGATGCGCGAGGTGCTTACCAATCTTTAAGATATAAAATTGCGGTTTTTCTGATTCCTTTAGAGAGAAAAAAGTCTTTCCCTGTGGGAAGAATTTAGAATGGGCATTTGTATCTTTGGGAAACAATGGAAAAAACCTTCAAGAATCTTGTAAAAACAGATTATCCTTATCTATGCGGGAGTAAGATTTTACTTGCGGTTAGCGGAGGGGTGGATAGCGTGGTACTGGCTCATCTATGTCATATTGCGAAACTGGATTTCGCCATTGCCCATTGTAACTTCAATTTACGCGGAGATGAAAGTGACGGGGACGAGAAATTCGTGGTAGACCTTGGTGATTCACTTGAGGTTGAAGTCTATACTGAAAGTTTTAACACGCTCAATTTTGCTGAAAATAACGGTGTTTCGGTTCAAATGGCAGCCCGTGAGCTAAGGTACGAGTGGTTTGCAGAGCTAAGCAGTTCTATACAATTTGATTATACGCTCACTGCGCATCACGCCAATGATAATCTGGAAACTTTTTTGATCAATCTTATCCGCGGAACCGGACCTGAAGGCTTGACCGGTATAAAAAAGGAAAAGAATTATATAGTGAGACCTCTTTTAGCTTTTAAGCGATCTGAGATCGAAGATTTTGCAAGGAAGAAGAACTACAAATGGAGAGAGGATAGTAGTAATGCTTCTGATAAATATATGCGGAATAAGATAAGGCATCAGATAATTCCCGTAATGGAAGAACTAAATCCTCAATTGCTTGATGGTTTTTCAAAAACCCAGGAGCATCTTCAGGAAAGCCTGGATCTGGTAGAAGATTATATAAGCCTGTTGTATCCAAAACTGGTTCAAAAGGACAAATATGGGTACGCGATAGATATAGAGTTCATTAAAAAAGTTCCTAACCAGAAGCAGATCTTATATCAGTTATTAAAATCATTTGGTTTTACCGAGTGGGGTGACGTATACGATCTTATGGATGCGCAAACCGGTAAAATGGTATTGTCAGATTCTCATCGTCTTATAAAAGACAGGAAGAAATTGTTGCTTACAGAGCATTACGAAAAATCTGGGAA
Protein-coding regions in this window:
- the pabB gene encoding aminodeoxychorismate synthase component I, with product MRTSRIFSVKEYKNFKQNLLSWSRQFQEIAWLDSNDYESNTGEYEAILAVEAFTAIKTDHLNAFDKLKEYQETTADWIFGYLSYDLKNDVENLKSSNFDGLHFPDLYFFQPQKLIFIKNDQIEFHYLKMVDDEIEDDFEAIQDFEIKVDPEHTPVKVNARISKDEYLEKIGLMLNHIHRGDIYEANFCQEYYAENVTIDPFNIYRSLNEISSPPFAAFLKLEHVNLISASPERYLRKHRQELLSQPIKGTARRAENIEEDKQIAAQLAQDPKEQSENVMIVDLVRNDLSRIAKKGSVKVDELCKVYSFKQVHQMVSSVTAEIADNIPPVEALRTSFPMGSMTGAPKISAMKIIEELEESKRGLYSGAVGYFTPEGDFDFNVVIRSILYNSENKYLSFSVGGAITAKSDPEKEYDECLLKAKAMREVLTNL
- the tilS gene encoding tRNA lysidine(34) synthetase TilS, with amino-acid sequence MEKTFKNLVKTDYPYLCGSKILLAVSGGVDSVVLAHLCHIAKLDFAIAHCNFNLRGDESDGDEKFVVDLGDSLEVEVYTESFNTLNFAENNGVSVQMAARELRYEWFAELSSSIQFDYTLTAHHANDNLETFLINLIRGTGPEGLTGIKKEKNYIVRPLLAFKRSEIEDFARKKNYKWREDSSNASDKYMRNKIRHQIIPVMEELNPQLLDGFSKTQEHLQESLDLVEDYISLLYPKLVQKDKYGYAIDIEFIKKVPNQKQILYQLLKSFGFTEWGDVYDLMDAQTGKMVLSDSHRLIKDRKKLLLTEHYEKSGNSEYRLSRQEDLVMIPGMGTFHINEVEKIGEISSGCIYVPERKLNFPLTIRKWKKGDFFYPFGMNGKKKLSDFFKDEKFSLPEKEHTWILCSGEEIVWIINHRADNRFAVENSDSKILKICIT